AGTCAAAAAGGTGTTTGCTCCTGATTGAGATGCCAGATTGGTTATAGGGTTTCCGTTTGGTCCGTGTATCCAACTGGCTCCTTCATCAAAAGCAACCCCAAGACTTCTGTCGGTTCGGAGTCGTCCGCCCACTTTTTCTTGTGCTTCTAAAACGATAACTGTAAAGCCTCTCTGCTTTAATTTTTTAGCTGCTGCAAGACCTGATATACCTGCACCGATTACAATTACTGTTTTTCCGTTGGGCTTAATGTCGTCATCGTCTTTACCGCAAGAAGCCAATAAAGTCGGTGTCAGTAGAATTAAAGGAAGTCCTGTTAGTGTGTCTTTTATAAATTTTCTTCTTTGCATATTTCTTTTTGTTTTTTGGTTGTTTCTTTAAAATGGCATGTAACTGTTTGGCGCTTGGCGCAGTGGCGGATTTTTAGCACAAAAGTTCAATCGTAGAACTGCTCTTGAACCTACCACAAAACTGTCATACAAAGCACTGAACCCGCCATTACGCCAAACCGCTGTTGTGCGTTCGGTGTTCTTCTTTCGTCCTGATTATCTGTCGGTTGTGGGTTGGGACAGACACACTCTTTGCCAAGTTTTGGCTTGAGTGTGGGCTTGTGCGACTTGGCAATGTGTGTGGCTGTTGAGCGTTGGCATTTCTATTCGTTTAATGTGTTTTCTAATGTCGTCTTAAATTCATTTTCGTTGTTGTAATAGTAGAAAGGAACGGCTGTTATCAAATAGGTATCCGTGTGAATTTTAATTGTCTTTTGTTCAGTTCTTATTTCTTTCAAAAAGTCTTCTTTCCATTTGTCGTGTCCTTTTAAATGCTCTCCTTTAGGTTCTATGAAAACCTGAAAAGTCATTTGTTCTCCGTCACGTTGTTTGCAGAACAATAAAAAGTCCGGCTCAAATGCTCGTCCGAGTTTGTCGAAGATTTTAATTTCTCTTTCGTTACGGATTAGGTAAATGTTCTCAAACTTTTGATTTATGCCTTCAAATCGTCTTGAAAACAATTCTACAAATTTCTTTTCTTCACTTGTTCCGTAGTTGGCGTTGTAAACATACCAAGGTTCGTTGGCTACTAAAGTTTCTTGTCCGTCTGCTCTTTCACTGTCTTTGTAAACCTTGATTTCTTTGTCTTTGAAAACTTTATGAATGGGTTCTTTGATATAGTCTGAGCCTTCATATTCTGTCGAGTTACTTTTTATGTCTGCTTCAATGTTTTGCAGTAGTCCGTTTAAGGCTTGCAAATAGTCGAAATGACTAATTTCTTTTAGTCGGTCGGTTGTTCCGATAAAGGTGATTTCTAAACCTGCTAAGAAGTCTGTGCTGTCAATGAAATTTGAAAGTGAACCAACACTCGGAAAGTAATGTGATAAACTGTCGAAGTAGAAAAACGGGTTTTGGCTTAATGCAAAACGGATTGTGTTTTTCGGAATTTCAGTCAGTTTAACATCTTTGGTTTTAATTACTACATCATTGGATTGTGTCGGCTCCATTTCAAAAAATGCACTTGACATTCTGCCAACTCCCGAAGATAAAGTGTGTCGGTAGTTTGTTTTCTTTACTCCTAAATCAGCAAACGATTTTATGTTATCAAAACTCTTTGGAATTTTCTTATTGAAGAAAACGTGTCCATCTCTGTAAAAATCTGTTTTCTTAAATTCAGGTTTTAAAAACAAATTGAGTTGAACCAAATTAGCATCATCTTCATAAATACCCGAATCAACAAGAGCTTTTTTCAATTCTGAAATGTATCTGCTATCTTCTTTGGTGTGATAATACAATTCTTCCAACGTCTTTAAATCATTGGAAATATCATCATCAAATTTTCGGGTAAACTTGTCTTGCCCTTCTTCTAAAGCAAACGGATAATATCTTGCACCACGACCAATTAACTGGGCTTCTGAAAGTGTGGTTTTTCCTGGCTTTCCGTCTTTGCCGTCTCGGTCTTCGTAAAGACGAACAATGTCAAACAAATTCAAAACGTCCCAACCTTCATTCAGCTTTTGAACGGCAAAAACCGCACGGATTGGATTGTTTTCATCTTCCAAGGTGTTGAGCAATATTTGGTTTTGCTCGGCTTCTGTGTCATTGTTGGCACTTAGGCAATTTTCAACTCTGAAATTGGCTTGAATGCGTTTTACTATTTCGTTTGCTGAAATGCCTTTGGCTTCAAAAAATCGGAAAGCCTTTTGAACGATTGGAACGGTAGAAGTCTTTTGAATTTTCTCTACCATTGCCACCGAAAAATCATCAATCAGTTTGTGAAAGTTCTCTTTGTTCTGTTCTGATTCTTTGATTGTCTTTTTGGCTTTAAACAGAATTACAGGCTTCAAATTGATATTGTTTGAAGTTGCCAATTCCTGACGATATAAATTCAAAATCAAAGCCTGAATGATTCTTTCTTGCTCGTCATACAATGAACGAATTAGGTTGATTTCTTTGGAATACTTGTCTTTACGAAACTCGGCAAGGTCGTATTTGAAAATTACCTTGTCTTGATAATGTTTTACCAATTCTGCTGTTTCGGTGTCTATGGTAGCCGTAAACTCCAACAAGATATTTTCAAAATTGGAATCGTGAATTTTCTTTACGGTGTCTTCCCAACTACCGAACATATTGCCCGATTTTGTTCCTGCCACCAAGTGGTGAGCTTCGTCAGCAATCAAAACCAATTTTTTGTCTTTAAAATCTTCGTAGGTTACGCTGTTTTCTTTGGTGTTGTTCAGGTCAATATGAAGCTGTTGAATGGTGGTAAATTTTATGTTAATATTTTGATTATCTGATTCTTCAAAATTTTCTACTTCTTTAATCAAAACTTCTTTTCCTTCAATCACAATTTTGTTGTTGAACAAGTATTTTGAAGCCTGTGGATTCAGAAAATTGTCTTTGGTTTTCTGAATGATATTGTTGCTGTTTACAAAAAACAAAAAGTTGCGATAGCCTTTTTGGTAAAGGTGCAACATCAAACCTGCCATTATCAACGTCTTTCCGCTTCCTGTTGCCATATTGTAAAGCAAGTGGTAAGGTCTTTTGGGTTTTTCTTCTAAATCTTCTTCATCTAAAAAAATGTATCGCTTAAATGCTTCAATCTGATAAGGGCGTTGTGCAAACTTTAAGTTATCGCTTATCCAACCGGGCATAGCAATTCGTGTCAAACTTTTTTTGACATAAGAATTATTGAATATTTCGTATAAAAATGCCATTATTCTTTCTTTTTATTTTTTTGGTTTTAAGGCTTTGAGTTTCTTATTAGCCTGCTCTATGCTGGCAATAAATTGCTTTTCGACTTCCGATAACTCATTTTCAGATTTACTCTTATACGTTTCGTATTCTGCTAATGCTTTGCGTTGAGCCAACTCTGCCGAAATTTTGCCTGCATTGGTCAATACATCTTGTCGGCTCATTTGAATAAATCCATCTAAAACTTCAATCCAATCTTTCATATACATTGGTTTTCGCTGCATAGCATTGATTTCTGCTATGTCTAAATAAGCGGAAACTAATCTATTTAAAACTGCTAATTCTTCTTCTGAAAGATAGTTTTTGGCTACTCCTATTTCTTGTTTAGTAGGTTTTTTGCCTTTGAACGTTGTCAAGCCCATAAAAGGCAATGCTGCATTGGCTCTTTGAAAAATAATTTCGGCTGCTGTATGACCGTGTGCTGCCCAATGAAGTTTGTTTTGCACTGTTTGGAAAAATTGTTGTGTAATGCTTGCACGAGCATCATAATCAATGCTTGTAGCATAAATCTCAAGTACTTTTCGGTAAAAAAGTTTTTCAGATGACCGAATGTCCCTAATACGGTCGAGCAATTCTTCAAAATAGCCACCGCCTTGTTTGAGCAGGTCATCGTTCATCGTAAAGCCTTTGATGAGGTATTCCCGAAGGCGTTCGGTTGCCCAAATACGAAACTGCGTACCGCGTAGTGATTTTACCCGGTAGCCCACGGAAATGATTACATCTAAATTGTAGTGTTCTATTTCACGTTCTACCTGACGATTTCCTTCCAATCGAACTGTTCGGAATTTCCGAACAGATGAATCGGGTTGTAATTCTCCTTCCTCAAAAATATGCTTGATATGCTCGCTGATATTGGATTTTGAAGACTGAAACAACTCCACCATATCGGCTTGGGTTAGCCACACGGTTTCATTCTCCAAACGTACCTGAATCTTCAATTGCCCATCTTCTGATAGATAAAGCAATATTTCACTATTTGATTTTTTAGGAAGCATTTGCTTACTTCTTAATTTGGTAAAAATCTTGGGTTACTTTCTTTTCTTCTTCGGTGCAGGCAAAGTCGGCATCATTAAGCGAAGAAAGATTGACATACAGTTGGTTTTTGTCTAATATTTCACAAAGGTGTTGTTTCTGTTGGGCAAGGCTCAGGGCTTTAAATTCTTCTATATGCTCTTCTTGCTTCTTTATGTCCACATTGTAATTCAAGAAACTTTTGGCTTTCATCTGTTCCCAAATTTGCAGAAGTGTTTCGGTGTTTTTTGCTTCTTGTATTAGATTTATAAAAGTATTGTTATATTCCTTGAGT
This window of the Bacteroidota bacterium genome carries:
- a CDS encoding virulence RhuM family protein encodes the protein MLPKKSNSEILLYLSEDGQLKIQVRLENETVWLTQADMVELFQSSKSNISEHIKHIFEEGELQPDSSVRKFRTVRLEGNRQVEREIEHYNLDVIISVGYRVKSLRGTQFRIWATERLREYLIKGFTMNDDLLKQGGGYFEELLDRIRDIRSSEKLFYRKVLEIYATSIDYDARASITQQFFQTVQNKLHWAAHGHTAAEIIFQRANAALPFMGLTTFKGKKPTKQEIGVAKNYLSEEELAVLNRLVSAYLDIAEINAMQRKPMYMKDWIEVLDGFIQMSRQDVLTNAGKISAELAQRKALAEYETYKSKSENELSEVEKQFIASIEQANKKLKALKPKK
- a CDS encoding DEAD/DEAH box helicase family protein; the protein is MAFLYEIFNNSYVKKSLTRIAMPGWISDNLKFAQRPYQIEAFKRYIFLDEEDLEEKPKRPYHLLYNMATGSGKTLIMAGLMLHLYQKGYRNFLFFVNSNNIIQKTKDNFLNPQASKYLFNNKIVIEGKEVLIKEVENFEESDNQNINIKFTTIQQLHIDLNNTKENSVTYEDFKDKKLVLIADEAHHLVAGTKSGNMFGSWEDTVKKIHDSNFENILLEFTATIDTETAELVKHYQDKVIFKYDLAEFRKDKYSKEINLIRSLYDEQERIIQALILNLYRQELATSNNINLKPVILFKAKKTIKESEQNKENFHKLIDDFSVAMVEKIQKTSTVPIVQKAFRFFEAKGISANEIVKRIQANFRVENCLSANNDTEAEQNQILLNTLEDENNPIRAVFAVQKLNEGWDVLNLFDIVRLYEDRDGKDGKPGKTTLSEAQLIGRGARYYPFALEEGQDKFTRKFDDDISNDLKTLEELYYHTKEDSRYISELKKALVDSGIYEDDANLVQLNLFLKPEFKKTDFYRDGHVFFNKKIPKSFDNIKSFADLGVKKTNYRHTLSSGVGRMSSAFFEMEPTQSNDVVIKTKDVKLTEIPKNTIRFALSQNPFFYFDSLSHYFPSVGSLSNFIDSTDFLAGLEITFIGTTDRLKEISHFDYLQALNGLLQNIEADIKSNSTEYEGSDYIKEPIHKVFKDKEIKVYKDSERADGQETLVANEPWYVYNANYGTSEEKKFVELFSRRFEGINQKFENIYLIRNEREIKIFDKLGRAFEPDFLLFCKQRDGEQMTFQVFIEPKGEHLKGHDKWKEDFLKEIRTEQKTIKIHTDTYLITAVPFYYYNNENEFKTTLENTLNE